From Streptomyces sp. Edi4, one genomic window encodes:
- a CDS encoding SulP family inorganic anion transporter: MPACAPTHATTPAPPPRLRRPRRPSSPGEEPSRFRIRGADLSASITVFLLAVPMSLGLAVAIDAPLEASLIAAGVGGIVAGLLGGSPLLVSGPSAGLTVVSAEIIQTYGWRTSCVITVGAGLLQVVLGSLKAARSALAVSPAIVHGTLAGIGAAIALAQLHIVLGGSPQSSAVDNALALPGQLTHVGPAEPLIGALTLAVLLLWPRMPGRAGKALRRVPAALVCVVVATGVAAVTAPRIARVQLPSWDAHVLPGMPHGPALGIAAAVLTVTLVASLESLLSAVAVDRLASERPGSPVPRVDLDRELRGQGIANAVCGLLGGMPVSGGAVRGSANVRAGATGRASTVLHGVWVLLAAGLLVSVLEWIPLAALAALVMMVGIQMVNLAHIRNVHKHREFLVYVASVGGVLVLGVLQGVVLGVAVAVAVALHRLSRTRITAQQEADGTCLVRARGQLTFLAVPRLTRTLGHVPQGADTIVELDGSFMDHAAFEALQGWQDAHRARGGTVRVTSRTGARTPEPASPAGTCCRPWTPWRNHHCQDQPPQRSHGHHLVSGLSSFQRNTAPLVRDELARLAREGQRPQQLFITCADSRLVTSMITSSGPGDLFTVRNIGNLVPPPGEEGGDESVAAAIEYAVDILKIQSITVCGHSGCGAMTALLATKPGAPMTPLRRWLRHGGPSLERMASRSHAWTRIAGRLPADAVEQLCLTNVVQQLEHLRRHESVARALAEGTLALHGMYFHVGEAQAYLLSANDHEEVFESVGVNILEDTPA; encoded by the coding sequence ATGCCTGCTTGCGCACCCACTCACGCCACGACTCCAGCTCCCCCGCCCCGCCTCCGCCGGCCCCGCCGGCCGTCCTCCCCGGGCGAGGAGCCCAGCCGATTCCGGATCCGCGGCGCCGACCTGTCGGCGTCCATCACCGTCTTCCTGCTCGCCGTCCCGATGTCGCTCGGCCTCGCCGTCGCCATCGACGCGCCTCTGGAGGCCAGCCTCATCGCCGCCGGTGTCGGCGGCATCGTCGCCGGGCTGCTCGGCGGTTCGCCCCTGCTGGTCAGCGGCCCGTCCGCCGGGCTGACCGTGGTGTCCGCCGAGATCATCCAGACCTACGGCTGGCGCACCAGCTGCGTCATCACCGTGGGCGCCGGTCTGCTCCAGGTCGTCCTCGGCTCCCTGAAGGCGGCGCGCTCCGCGCTCGCGGTCAGCCCCGCCATCGTGCACGGCACCCTCGCCGGCATCGGCGCCGCCATCGCGCTGGCCCAGCTCCACATCGTCCTCGGTGGCTCTCCGCAGAGCTCCGCCGTGGACAACGCCCTCGCGCTTCCCGGCCAGTTGACCCACGTCGGCCCGGCGGAACCGCTCATCGGCGCCCTCACGCTCGCCGTACTACTGCTGTGGCCACGCATGCCGGGGCGGGCCGGAAAGGCCCTGCGCCGCGTCCCTGCCGCGCTCGTCTGCGTGGTGGTGGCCACAGGCGTCGCGGCGGTCACGGCGCCGAGGATCGCCCGGGTCCAACTGCCGTCCTGGGACGCGCATGTGCTGCCCGGGATGCCGCACGGCCCGGCGCTCGGGATCGCCGCCGCGGTGCTCACGGTGACGCTGGTCGCGAGCCTGGAGTCGCTGCTGTCCGCCGTCGCCGTCGACCGGCTGGCGTCCGAGCGGCCGGGCAGCCCCGTCCCGCGCGTCGACCTCGACCGCGAACTGCGCGGCCAGGGCATCGCCAACGCCGTGTGTGGACTGCTCGGCGGCATGCCCGTGTCCGGCGGCGCGGTGCGCGGCAGCGCCAACGTCCGCGCCGGCGCGACCGGCCGCGCCTCGACCGTGCTGCACGGCGTGTGGGTGCTGCTCGCGGCCGGGCTGCTCGTCTCCGTACTGGAGTGGATCCCGCTGGCCGCGCTCGCCGCCCTCGTCATGATGGTCGGCATCCAGATGGTCAACTTGGCGCACATCCGTAACGTCCACAAGCATCGCGAGTTCCTGGTTTATGTGGCGTCCGTCGGCGGAGTGCTCGTCCTGGGCGTCCTGCAAGGAGTGGTCCTGGGGGTCGCGGTGGCGGTCGCGGTCGCGCTGCACCGGCTGTCCCGTACCCGGATCACCGCCCAGCAGGAGGCCGACGGCACCTGCCTGGTGCGCGCCCGTGGGCAGTTGACGTTCCTCGCCGTGCCCCGGCTGACCCGGACGCTCGGCCATGTACCTCAAGGAGCTGACACCATCGTGGAGTTGGACGGATCGTTCATGGATCACGCCGCCTTCGAGGCGTTGCAGGGCTGGCAGGACGCGCATCGCGCGCGGGGCGGGACCGTCCGGGTCACCTCGCGCACCGGGGCAAGGACCCCCGAGCCCGCCTCCCCCGCGGGCACCTGCTGCCGGCCGTGGACGCCGTGGCGCAACCACCACTGCCAGGACCAGCCGCCCCAGCGCTCCCACGGGCACCACCTGGTGAGCGGGCTCAGTTCGTTCCAGCGCAACACCGCGCCCCTGGTGCGCGACGAGCTGGCCCGGCTCGCCCGCGAGGGCCAGCGCCCCCAGCAGCTCTTCATCACCTGCGCCGACTCCCGCCTGGTCACCAGCATGATCACCTCAAGCGGTCCGGGTGATCTGTTCACCGTGCGCAACATCGGCAACCTGGTGCCGCCGCCGGGCGAGGAGGGCGGCGACGAGTCGGTGGCGGCCGCCATCGAGTACGCGGTGGACATCCTCAAAATCCAGTCGATCACGGTGTGCGGGCACTCCGGCTGCGGCGCGATGACGGCGCTGCTCGCCACCAAGCCCGGCGCGCCGATGACGCCGCTGCGCCGCTGGCTGCGGCACGGCGGGCCGAGCCTGGAACGGATGGCCAGCCGCAGCCACGCCTGGACCCGGATCGCCGGACGGCTGCCGGCGGACGCCGTGGAGCAGCTGTGCCTGACCAACGTCGTCCAGCAGTTGGAGCATCTGCGCCGGCACGAGTCGGTGGCCCGGGCGCTCGCCGAGGGAACCCTCGCCCTGCACGGCATGTACTTCCACGTCGGTGAGGCGCAGGCCTATCTGCTCTCCGCGAACGACCACGAAGAGGTCTTCGAAAGCGTCGGCGTCAACATCCTGGAGGACACACCCGCCTGA
- a CDS encoding MarP family serine protease — MNVLDILLLVAAVWFAIVGYRQGFVVGILSVIGFLGGGLVAVYLLPIIWDQVTDEPQVSTTAAVIAVIVVIVCASVGQALTTHLGNKLRRYITWSPARALDATGGALVNVVAMLLVAWLIGSALAGTALPTLGKEVRNSKILLGVSKVLPSQAPTWFGDFSSTLAQNGFPQVFTPFSNESITEVQAPDPKLAGSPVAAAAKKSIVKVVGMAPSCGKRLEGTGFVFADRRVMTNAHVVGGVEEPTIQIGGQGRTYDAKVVLYDWRRDIAVLDVPDLKAPALQFTPTDARTGNSAIVAGFPEDHPYDVRSARIRGRISAKGPDIYRRDTVRRDVYSLFTTVRPGNSGGPLLTPEGKVYGVVFAKSRDDAETGYALTADEIQSDIQQGRSADQQVDSQQCAL, encoded by the coding sequence GTGAACGTGCTGGACATCCTGTTGCTGGTCGCCGCCGTATGGTTCGCGATCGTCGGCTACCGCCAGGGCTTCGTCGTCGGCATCCTGTCGGTGATCGGGTTCCTCGGCGGTGGTCTCGTCGCCGTGTACCTGCTCCCCATCATCTGGGATCAGGTGACCGACGAACCCCAGGTCTCGACGACGGCTGCCGTCATCGCCGTCATTGTCGTGATCGTCTGCGCCTCCGTGGGCCAGGCCCTCACCACCCATCTCGGCAACAAGCTGCGCCGGTACATCACGTGGTCGCCGGCGCGCGCCCTCGACGCCACCGGCGGCGCCCTCGTCAACGTGGTGGCGATGCTGCTCGTGGCGTGGCTGATCGGCTCGGCACTGGCCGGCACCGCCCTGCCGACCCTGGGCAAGGAGGTCCGCAACTCCAAGATCCTGCTCGGCGTCTCGAAGGTGCTGCCCTCCCAGGCACCGACCTGGTTCGGCGACTTCTCCTCGACCCTCGCGCAGAACGGCTTCCCGCAGGTCTTCACGCCGTTCTCGAACGAGTCGATCACCGAGGTCCAGGCTCCCGACCCCAAGCTCGCGGGCAGTCCGGTCGCGGCCGCCGCCAAGAAGTCGATCGTCAAGGTCGTCGGCATGGCGCCGAGTTGCGGCAAGCGTCTGGAAGGGACCGGCTTCGTCTTCGCGGACCGCCGGGTCATGACCAACGCGCACGTGGTGGGCGGGGTGGAGGAGCCGACCATCCAGATAGGCGGTCAGGGGCGTACGTACGACGCGAAGGTCGTGCTCTACGACTGGCGGCGTGACATCGCGGTCCTGGACGTGCCGGATCTCAAGGCGCCTGCGCTCCAGTTCACCCCCACCGATGCCCGCACCGGCAACAGCGCGATCGTGGCCGGCTTCCCCGAGGACCATCCCTATGACGTGCGTTCCGCCCGCATCCGCGGCCGGATCAGCGCCAAGGGCCCGGACATCTACCGCCGCGACACGGTCCGCCGCGATGTGTACTCGCTGTTCACCACGGTGCGTCCCGGCAACTCGGGCGGGCCGCTCCTGACCCCCGAGGGCAAGGTGTACGGCGTCGTCTTCGCCAAGTCGCGCGACGACGCGGAGACCGGGTACGCGCTGACCGCCGACGAGATCCAGTCCGACATCCAGCAGGGCCGGTCGGCCGATCAGCAGGTGGACAGCCAGCAGTGCGCCCTATGA
- a CDS encoding phage holin family protein, which yields MSDPSHNAGSAERSLGQLVASATAEMSALVHDEIALAKAELRQDVKRGAIGGLAISTAGVLAVFALPVLSFAAAYGIHNLGLGLAWSFLIVGGAFLVLAGLLAVLAVTKFKKVKPPEKSIASAKATAAALQGVKPHPRPATVEVTVTDTGATVARSSA from the coding sequence ATGAGCGACCCCAGCCACAACGCCGGCAGCGCCGAGCGCAGCCTCGGCCAGCTGGTCGCCTCCGCGACCGCCGAGATGTCCGCGCTTGTCCACGACGAGATCGCGCTGGCCAAGGCCGAACTGCGGCAGGACGTCAAGCGCGGGGCGATCGGTGGCCTCGCCATCAGTACCGCCGGGGTGCTCGCGGTCTTCGCGCTGCCCGTGCTGAGCTTCGCGGCGGCGTACGGCATCCACAACCTGGGGCTCGGGCTCGCCTGGTCGTTCCTCATCGTCGGCGGCGCGTTCCTGGTGCTCGCCGGCCTGCTCGCGGTGCTCGCCGTGACCAAGTTCAAGAAGGTCAAGCCGCCGGAGAAGTCCATCGCGTCGGCCAAGGCGACGGCGGCGGCCCTGCAAGGCGTCAAGCCGCACCCGCGCCCGGCCACGGTCGAGGTGACGGTCACGGACACCGGCGCCACTGTGGCACGCTCGTCTGCATGA
- the acs gene encoding acetate--CoA ligase translates to MSNELANLLKEERRFAPPSELAAHANVTAEAYKRADADRLGFWAEQARRLTWATEPTETLDWSNPPFAKWFADGKLNVAYNCVDRHVEAGHGDRVAIHFEGEPGDSRAITYAELKDEVSRAANALTELGVQAGDRVAVYLPMIPEAAVAMLACARIGAAHSVVFGGFSADAVASRIQDADAKLVITADGGYRRGKPSALKPAIDDAVARCPQVEHVLVVRRTGQDTAFTEGRDVWWDDIVARQPAEHTPAAFDAEHPLFILYTSGTTGKPKGILHTSGGYLTQAAYTHHAVFDLKPESDVYWCTADIGWVTGHSYIVYGPLANGATQVMYEGTPDTPHQGRFWEIVQKYGVSILYTAPTAIRTFMKWGDDIPAKFDLSSLRVLGSVGEPINPEAWMWYRKHIGADKCPIVDTWWQTETGAMMISPLPGVTATKPGSAQRALPGISATVVDDEAHEVPDGGGGYLVLTEPWPSMLRTIWGDDQRFIDTYWSRFEGKYFAGDGAKKDDDGDIWLLGRVDDVMLVSGHNISTTEVESALVSHPSVAEAAVVGAADETTGQAIVAFVILRGSAAETETLVEELRAHVGSALGPIAKPKRVLPVAELPKTRSGKIMRRLLRDVAENRELGDVTTLTDSSVMALIQTKLPSAASED, encoded by the coding sequence GTGAGCAACGAGCTGGCCAATCTGCTGAAAGAGGAGCGTCGCTTCGCGCCGCCCTCCGAACTGGCCGCGCACGCCAACGTGACGGCGGAGGCGTACAAGCGGGCCGATGCGGACAGGCTGGGGTTCTGGGCCGAGCAGGCCCGGCGCCTGACCTGGGCCACCGAGCCGACCGAGACCCTTGACTGGTCGAATCCGCCCTTCGCCAAGTGGTTCGCCGACGGCAAGCTCAATGTCGCGTACAACTGCGTGGACCGCCATGTCGAGGCCGGCCACGGTGACCGGGTCGCGATCCACTTCGAGGGCGAGCCCGGCGACAGCCGCGCGATCACCTATGCCGAGCTCAAGGACGAGGTGTCAAGGGCCGCCAACGCCCTGACGGAGCTGGGCGTCCAGGCCGGTGACCGCGTCGCGGTGTACCTGCCGATGATTCCGGAGGCGGCCGTCGCGATGCTCGCCTGTGCCCGGATCGGCGCGGCGCACTCGGTGGTCTTCGGCGGCTTCTCGGCCGACGCCGTCGCCTCGCGCATCCAGGACGCCGACGCCAAGCTCGTCATCACCGCCGACGGCGGCTACCGGCGCGGCAAGCCGTCCGCCCTGAAGCCCGCCATCGACGACGCCGTCGCGCGCTGCCCGCAGGTCGAGCACGTCCTGGTGGTGCGCCGCACGGGCCAGGACACCGCGTTCACCGAGGGCCGCGACGTGTGGTGGGACGACATCGTCGCCCGCCAGCCGGCCGAGCACACCCCGGCCGCCTTCGACGCCGAGCACCCGCTGTTCATCCTGTACACGTCGGGTACGACGGGTAAGCCCAAGGGCATCCTGCACACCTCCGGCGGCTACCTCACCCAGGCCGCGTACACCCACCACGCGGTGTTCGACCTGAAGCCGGAGAGCGACGTCTACTGGTGCACCGCCGACATCGGCTGGGTCACCGGGCACTCGTACATCGTCTACGGCCCGCTCGCCAACGGCGCGACCCAGGTCATGTACGAGGGCACCCCCGACACCCCGCACCAGGGGCGGTTCTGGGAGATCGTGCAGAAGTACGGCGTGAGCATCCTCTACACCGCGCCGACCGCGATCCGTACGTTCATGAAGTGGGGCGACGACATCCCCGCCAAGTTCGACCTGAGCAGCCTGCGGGTCCTCGGGTCGGTCGGCGAGCCGATCAACCCCGAGGCGTGGATGTGGTACCGCAAGCACATCGGCGCCGACAAGTGCCCCATCGTGGACACCTGGTGGCAGACCGAGACCGGCGCGATGATGATCTCGCCGCTGCCCGGCGTCACCGCGACCAAGCCGGGTTCGGCGCAGCGCGCGCTGCCCGGCATCAGCGCGACCGTCGTCGACGACGAGGCCCACGAGGTCCCGGACGGCGGGGGCGGCTACCTCGTCCTGACCGAGCCGTGGCCCTCCATGCTGCGCACCATCTGGGGCGACGACCAGCGCTTCATCGACACCTACTGGTCCCGCTTCGAGGGCAAGTACTTCGCGGGTGACGGCGCCAAGAAGGACGACGACGGCGACATCTGGCTGCTCGGCCGCGTGGACGACGTCATGCTCGTCTCCGGGCACAACATCTCCACGACCGAGGTCGAGTCGGCCCTCGTCTCGCATCCCTCGGTCGCCGAGGCCGCCGTGGTCGGCGCCGCCGACGAGACGACCGGGCAGGCCATCGTGGCGTTCGTGATCCTGCGCGGCTCCGCGGCCGAGACCGAGACCCTGGTCGAGGAGTTGCGGGCGCACGTCGGCTCCGCGCTCGGCCCGATCGCCAAGCCCAAGCGCGTCCTGCCGGTGGCGGAGCTGCCCAAGACCCGCTCGGGCAAGATCATGCGCCGCCTCCTGCGCGATGTCGCCGAGAACCGCGAGCTGGGCGATGTCACGACGCTGACCGACTCCTCGGTCATGGCGCTGATCCAGACCAAGCTGCCGAGCGCCGCAAGCGAGGACTGA
- a CDS encoding ATP-binding protein has translation MKIAFVGKGGSGKTTLSSLFIRHLTANEAAVVAVDADINQHLGAALGLDEAEAAALPAMGAHLPLIKEYLRGTNPRIASTESMIKTTPPGHGSRLLRVREANPVYEACARRVALDDGDIRLMATGPFTESDLGVACYHSKVGAVELCLNHLVDGMDEYVVVDMTAGSDSFASGMFTRFDMTFLVAEPTRKGVSVYRQYKEYARDYGVALKVVGNKVQGQDDVDFLRAEVGDDLLVTVGHSDWVRAMEKGRPSRFELLEADNRLALQTLQNAADDSYGNRDWDRYTRQMVHFHLKNAQSWGNAKTGADLAAQVDPGFVLSERLIAEVSEPQPA, from the coding sequence ATGAAGATCGCTTTCGTGGGCAAGGGCGGCAGCGGGAAAACGACGCTGTCCTCGCTCTTCATCCGTCATCTCACCGCCAACGAGGCCGCCGTCGTCGCGGTCGACGCCGACATCAACCAGCACCTCGGGGCCGCGCTCGGGCTCGACGAGGCGGAGGCCGCCGCGCTGCCCGCCATGGGCGCCCATCTGCCGCTCATCAAGGAGTACCTGCGGGGCACCAATCCGCGCATCGCCTCCACCGAGTCGATGATCAAGACAACGCCGCCCGGTCACGGCTCCCGCCTGCTGCGGGTGCGCGAGGCGAACCCGGTGTACGAGGCGTGCGCCCGGCGGGTGGCGCTCGACGACGGGGACATCCGCCTGATGGCGACCGGCCCCTTCACCGAGTCCGACCTGGGCGTGGCCTGCTACCACTCGAAGGTCGGCGCGGTGGAGCTGTGCCTGAACCACCTGGTGGACGGCATGGACGAGTACGTCGTCGTCGACATGACGGCGGGCTCCGACTCGTTCGCCTCCGGCATGTTCACGCGCTTCGACATGACCTTCCTGGTGGCCGAGCCGACCCGTAAGGGCGTCTCCGTATACCGCCAGTACAAGGAGTACGCCCGGGACTACGGGGTCGCGCTCAAGGTCGTCGGCAACAAGGTGCAGGGCCAGGACGACGTGGACTTTCTGCGCGCCGAGGTGGGCGACGACCTCTTGGTCACGGTGGGCCACTCCGACTGGGTGCGCGCCATGGAGAAGGGCCGCCCCTCGCGTTTCGAGCTCCTTGAGGCCGACAACCGGCTCGCCCTCCAGACGTTGCAGAACGCGGCGGACGACTCCTATGGGAACCGCGACTGGGACCGCTACACGCGCCAGATGGTGCACTTCCATCTGAAGAACGCGCAGAGCTGGGGCAACGCGAAGACCGGGGCCGACCTGGCGGCGCAGGTGGACCCCGGTTTCGTCCTGAGCGAGCGGCTGATCGCGGAGGTCAGCGAGCCGCAGCCTGCCTGA
- the nhaA gene encoding Na+/H+ antiporter NhaA, with protein MATPTPTKQKFLGRLSLPERNFVAEALRAETVGGVLLLVAAIAALVWANTLGASYEAVRGFHLGVGSLGLDLSIQHWAADGLLAIFFFVAGIELKRELVAGELRDPKAAALPVIAALCGMAVPALVYTLVNLVGNGSLDGWAVPTATDIAFALAVLAVIGTSLPSALRAFLLTLAVVDDLFAILIIAVFFTGGLNFLALGGAFAGLVLFWWLLRKGVRGWYVHLPLALVIWGLMYNSGVHATIAGVAMGLMLRCHRTEGEEHSPGEHIEHLVRPLSAGLAVPLFALFSAGVAISGSTLADVFTRPETLGVVLGLIVGKAVGIFGGTWFAARFTKAELNDDLAWPDVFAVASLAGIGFTVSLLIGELAFDGQGPLTDEVKAAVLVGSLTAAVLSSVLLKMRVRKYKQLVEDEERDEDQDGIPDVYELGKPEYHLRMAEIYDTKAAEHRRLAQLAGAGRDDADRPA; from the coding sequence GTGGCCACGCCCACCCCCACCAAGCAGAAGTTCCTCGGCCGGCTCTCGCTCCCCGAACGCAACTTCGTCGCCGAGGCGCTGCGCGCCGAGACGGTCGGCGGTGTGCTGCTGCTCGTAGCCGCGATCGCCGCCCTGGTGTGGGCGAACACGCTGGGCGCGAGCTATGAGGCGGTGCGCGGCTTCCATCTGGGCGTCGGCTCGCTCGGGCTCGACCTCTCCATCCAGCACTGGGCGGCCGACGGTCTCCTCGCCATCTTCTTCTTTGTCGCCGGTATCGAGCTCAAACGTGAACTTGTGGCCGGAGAGCTGCGCGACCCGAAGGCCGCCGCGCTGCCCGTGATCGCGGCGCTGTGCGGCATGGCCGTTCCCGCGCTCGTCTACACGTTGGTCAACCTTGTCGGCAACGGCTCCCTTGACGGCTGGGCCGTACCGACCGCTACAGACATCGCGTTCGCGCTCGCCGTGCTCGCGGTCATCGGCACCTCACTGCCCTCGGCGCTGCGCGCCTTCCTGCTCACGCTCGCCGTCGTGGACGACCTCTTCGCCATCCTGATCATCGCCGTCTTCTTCACCGGCGGCCTCAACTTCCTGGCGCTCGGCGGCGCCTTCGCCGGGCTCGTCCTGTTCTGGTGGCTGCTCAGGAAGGGCGTACGGGGCTGGTACGTCCACCTTCCGCTCGCGCTCGTCATCTGGGGCCTGATGTACAACAGCGGCGTCCACGCGACCATCGCGGGCGTCGCCATGGGCCTCATGCTCCGTTGCCACCGCACCGAGGGCGAGGAGCACTCCCCGGGCGAACACATCGAGCACCTGGTGCGCCCGCTCTCGGCCGGACTCGCGGTGCCGCTCTTCGCGCTGTTCTCCGCCGGCGTCGCCATCAGCGGTTCCACCCTGGCCGATGTCTTCACCCGGCCCGAAACGCTCGGCGTCGTCCTCGGCCTGATCGTCGGCAAGGCCGTCGGCATCTTCGGCGGTACCTGGTTCGCCGCCCGCTTCACCAAGGCCGAGCTCAACGACGACCTCGCCTGGCCCGACGTCTTCGCCGTCGCCTCGCTCGCCGGCATCGGCTTCACGGTGTCGCTGCTCATCGGCGAGCTCGCCTTCGACGGCCAGGGCCCGCTGACCGACGAGGTCAAGGCCGCCGTCCTGGTCGGCTCCCTGACCGCCGCCGTCCTGTCCTCCGTCCTGCTCAAGATGCGCGTACGCAAGTACAAGCAGCTCGTCGAGGACGAGGAGCGCGACGAGGACCAGGACGGCATCCCCGACGTGTACGAACTGGGCAAGCCGGAGTACCACCTGCGGATGGCCGAGATCTACGACACCAAGGCGGCCGAGCACCGCAGACTGGCTCAACTGGCGGGGGCGGGGCGCGACGACGCCGACCGTCCGGCATGA
- a CDS encoding 6-phospho-beta-glucosidase → MRLTILGGGGFRVPLVYGALLRDHAPGRVTEVVLHDLDAARLHAIGRVLADRAYGIEDAPRVRTTTDLDEALRGADFVFSAIRVGGLEGRAADERIALEQGVLGQETVGAGGIAYGLRTVPVAVEIARRVKALAPEAWVINFTNPAGLVTEAMAEHLGNRVIGICDSPVGLARRVARTLGADPQDVRLDYVGLNHLGWLHGLYEGERNILPRLFEQGDELLTSFEEGKLFGADWLRSLGSVPNEYLHYYYFNREAVAAYRGAERTRGAFLRDQQARFYASAETVPDASVWAAWDGTRAEREATYMAANRDVSGAGERHADDMESGGYEQVALALMRAIARDEATTLVLNVRNGDALRVLDERAVIEVPCFVDAGGPHPLPVSQLTGHEAGLVGSVKAVERCVLEAAASGSARAAVKAFALHPLVDSVQVARRLLDGYRGAHPGLGYLRAD, encoded by the coding sequence ATGCGACTGACGATCCTCGGCGGTGGCGGCTTCCGGGTCCCGCTCGTGTACGGCGCTCTGCTGCGCGACCACGCACCCGGGCGCGTCACCGAGGTGGTCCTGCACGACCTGGACGCGGCGCGGCTGCACGCCATCGGCCGCGTGCTCGCCGACCGGGCGTACGGGATCGAGGACGCCCCCCGGGTGCGTACCACCACCGACCTGGACGAGGCGCTGCGCGGCGCGGACTTCGTGTTCTCCGCGATCCGGGTCGGCGGCCTCGAAGGCCGGGCCGCCGACGAGCGGATCGCGCTCGAGCAGGGGGTCCTGGGCCAGGAGACGGTCGGGGCGGGCGGCATCGCGTACGGCCTGCGCACCGTGCCGGTCGCCGTCGAGATCGCACGCCGGGTCAAGGCGCTCGCCCCCGAGGCCTGGGTCATCAACTTCACCAACCCGGCGGGGCTCGTCACCGAAGCCATGGCCGAGCACCTGGGCAACCGCGTCATCGGCATCTGCGACTCGCCTGTGGGCCTGGCCCGGCGTGTGGCCCGGACGCTGGGCGCCGACCCGCAGGACGTGCGCCTCGACTACGTGGGCCTCAACCACCTGGGGTGGCTGCACGGCCTGTACGAGGGCGAGCGGAACATCCTGCCCCGTCTGTTCGAGCAGGGCGACGAGCTGCTGACCTCCTTCGAGGAGGGCAAGCTGTTCGGCGCCGACTGGCTCCGTTCGCTCGGCTCCGTGCCCAATGAGTATCTGCACTACTACTACTTCAACCGCGAGGCGGTGGCCGCCTACCGGGGCGCCGAGCGGACCCGGGGCGCCTTCCTCAGGGACCAGCAGGCACGTTTCTACGCCAGCGCGGAGACGGTGCCGGACGCCTCGGTGTGGGCGGCCTGGGACGGCACACGGGCCGAGCGCGAGGCCACGTACATGGCGGCGAACCGTGACGTCTCAGGGGCGGGCGAACGCCACGCCGACGACATGGAGTCGGGCGGGTACGAGCAGGTGGCGCTCGCCCTGATGCGGGCCATCGCGCGCGACGAGGCGACCACGCTCGTCCTGAACGTGCGCAACGGCGACGCGCTGCGCGTGCTGGACGAGCGGGCCGTCATCGAGGTCCCGTGCTTCGTCGACGCGGGGGGCCCGCACCCGCTGCCCGTCTCGCAGCTGACGGGCCATGAGGCGGGCCTGGTCGGCTCGGTGAAGGCGGTCGAGCGCTGCGTCCTGGAGGCGGCCGCGAGCGGGTCGGCGCGGGCGGCCGTCAAGGCGTTCGCCCTGCATCCGCTGGTCGACTCCGTCCAGGTCGCCCGAAGGCTCCTGGACGGCTACCGCGGCGCCCACCCCGGCCTCGGCTACCTCAGGGCCGACTAG
- a CDS encoding alpha/beta hydrolase, which translates to MTAPEPGTGSPGGTGSPVRIDGPWVHRDVAANGARFHIAELGDGPLVLLLHGFPQFWWTWRHQLTALADAGYRAVAMDLRGVGGSDRTPRGYDPANLALDITGVVRSLGEPDAALVGHDLGGYLAWTAAVMRPKVVRRLVVSSMPHPRRWRSAMLADYKQTAAGSYVWGFQRPWLPERQLVADEGALVGRLVRDWSGPRRPEDEAVETYRRAMCIPSTAHCSIEPYRWMVRSMARPDGIQFNRRMKRPVRVPTLHLHGSLDPVMRTRSAAGSGEYVEAPYRWRLFDGLGHFPHEEDPVAFSTELVNWLKDPEPDR; encoded by the coding sequence ATGACCGCACCCGAGCCCGGTACCGGAAGCCCCGGAGGCACCGGCAGCCCCGTCCGCATCGATGGTCCCTGGGTCCACAGGGACGTGGCGGCCAACGGGGCGCGCTTCCACATCGCCGAACTCGGCGACGGTCCCCTGGTGTTGCTGCTCCACGGCTTCCCGCAGTTCTGGTGGACCTGGCGCCACCAGCTGACCGCGCTGGCCGACGCCGGCTACCGCGCGGTCGCGATGGACCTGCGCGGCGTGGGCGGCAGCGACCGCACCCCGCGCGGCTACGACCCGGCCAACCTCGCGCTGGACATCACGGGCGTCGTACGCTCCCTCGGCGAGCCCGACGCTGCGCTGGTCGGGCACGACCTGGGCGGCTATCTGGCGTGGACGGCGGCCGTGATGCGCCCCAAGGTGGTGCGCCGCCTCGTGGTGTCGTCGATGCCGCATCCGCGCCGCTGGCGCTCGGCGATGCTCGCGGACTACAAGCAGACCGCGGCCGGCTCCTACGTCTGGGGCTTCCAGCGCCCCTGGCTGCCGGAGCGTCAGCTGGTGGCGGACGAGGGCGCCTTGGTGGGCCGGCTCGTACGGGACTGGTCTGGCCCGCGCCGGCCCGAGGACGAGGCCGTGGAGACCTATCGGCGCGCCATGTGCATCCCCTCCACCGCGCACTGCTCGATCGAGCCCTACCGGTGGATGGTGCGCTCGATGGCTCGGCCCGACGGCATCCAGTTCAACCGGCGGATGAAGCGGCCGGTCCGGGTGCCCACCCTCCACCTGCACGGCTCGCTCGACCCGGTGATGCGCACCCGCAGCGCCGCGGGCTCCGGTGAGTACGTCGAAGCGCCCTACCGCTGGCGGCTGTTCGACGGTCTCGGCCACTTCCCGCACGAGGAGGACCCGGTGGCCTTCTCCACCGAACTCGTGAACTGGCTGAAGGATCCCGAACCGGACCGTTGA